In Candidatus Falkowbacteria bacterium, a genomic segment contains:
- a CDS encoding FkbM family methyltransferase, whose amino-acid sequence MKFIWRFKVLFFWLIGRGRGTTVKSLFRNIARPRFKKRAEEYIESIEEDSSDYIIKIKNYFSPLFFPKNIGLDALYHVICEICDKDDWHFYEVPETRVTVDDIVVDCGAAEGLFSLTVKDRCRQVYIIEPLPTFLSSLSKTFENEKNITLIPTALGSSSYKSYITNDGIAARISKHPTETVVNVETIDNLFFHQNKKITYIKADIEGHELEMLSGARLTIEKYHPTIAITTYHHPDHARLITSFLKNINPNYRVITKGIEDKSGVPKLLHAWVS is encoded by the coding sequence ATGAAGTTTATATGGAGATTTAAGGTACTATTTTTTTGGCTGATTGGTAGAGGACGTGGAACAACAGTGAAATCACTTTTTAGAAATATAGCGAGGCCTCGTTTTAAAAAGAGGGCAGAAGAATATATAGAATCCATAGAAGAAGACAGTAGTGATTATATTATAAAAATAAAAAATTATTTTTCACCATTATTTTTTCCAAAAAATATCGGGTTAGATGCTTTGTATCATGTAATTTGTGAGATATGTGATAAAGATGACTGGCATTTTTATGAAGTCCCTGAAACAAGAGTTACGGTTGATGATATTGTTGTTGATTGTGGTGCTGCCGAAGGATTATTTTCTTTAACAGTAAAAGATCGTTGTAGACAAGTATATATCATTGAACCATTGCCTACTTTTTTATCATCACTATCAAAAACTTTTGAAAACGAAAAAAATATTACTCTTATTCCAACAGCTTTGGGGTCTTCGTCATATAAATCTTACATAACTAACGATGGTATCGCAGCTAGAATTTCTAAACATCCAACAGAAACAGTAGTTAATGTTGAAACGATAGATAATTTATTTTTTCATCAAAATAAAAAAATTACGTATATTAAAGCGGATATTGAAGGTCATGAACTTGAAATGCTATCAGGTGCACGTTTGACAATTGAAAAATATCATCCGACAATAGCAATCACCACATATCACCATCCTGATCATGCTCGTTTAATAACTTCCTTTTTAAAAAATATTAACCCTAATTATAGAGTTATTACTAAAGGTATCGAGGATAAAAGTGGTGTTCCAAAATTATTACATGCTTGGGTGAGTTAA
- a CDS encoding T9SS type A sorting domain-containing protein: MKLEQNFPNPFNPVTKINYSIHQPGLVKILVYDMSGRLIQQLVNEVKTIGSHSVEFNGNAFSSGTYFYSITAGEFRETRQMILIK, encoded by the coding sequence ATTAAGCTCGAACAAAATTTTCCAAATCCTTTCAATCCGGTAACAAAAATTAATTACTCGATTCATCAACCCGGATTAGTTAAGATCTTAGTCTATGACATGTCTGGTCGGTTAATTCAACAATTGGTTAATGAAGTCAAAACTATCGGTAGCCACTCGGTTGAGTTCAACGGCAACGCATTTTCTAGTGGCACTTATTTTTACAGTATTACTGCCGGGGAATTTAGAGAGACAAGACAGATGATCTTAATAAAATAA
- a CDS encoding beta-galactosidase yields MFQHPFKLTKRIGLVLIIIFWLFFIFSWAPVYEPHEIEHGVTFSKKQSQALGLDWKANYLALFDEMGVKKIRLAAYWDDIQPEVGIYNWEDLDWQIDEAEKRNAEIILVMGNRVPRWPECHIPDWADAISKEDREKATLEYITETISRYRLRPSITYWQIENEPFLKYFGICPEFDVDFLDTEIALAKSLDSRPIIITDSGELSAWIPAAKRGDIFGSTLYLNTYSRTLDHYIRYPISPIFFRVKKNISNLFSHPHDWILIEVQGEPWGKDAFQNLPQAERDLTMTPEKFKEIQEFSRQTGFRTFYWWGVEYWYWEKARGNNFYWEEGKRMFNHQK; encoded by the coding sequence ATGTTTCAACATCCTTTTAAACTCACAAAACGTATCGGCCTGGTCTTAATCATTATTTTTTGGCTATTTTTTATTTTTAGCTGGGCTCCTGTCTATGAACCTCATGAAATTGAGCATGGGGTAACATTTTCCAAAAAACAAAGCCAGGCCCTCGGCCTTGATTGGAAAGCAAATTATTTAGCTTTGTTTGATGAGATGGGAGTTAAAAAAATTCGTTTAGCAGCCTATTGGGACGACATACAACCAGAAGTAGGTATATATAATTGGGAAGATCTTGATTGGCAAATTGATGAAGCGGAAAAAAGAAATGCCGAAATAATTTTAGTAATGGGTAATCGTGTCCCCCGCTGGCCAGAGTGTCATATCCCTGATTGGGCTGATGCCATTTCTAAAGAGGACAGAGAAAAAGCTACTTTAGAATATATTACCGAAACTATTTCTCGCTATCGTCTACGACCAAGTATTACCTACTGGCAAATTGAAAATGAACCATTTTTAAAATATTTTGGTATTTGTCCTGAGTTTGATGTTGATTTTCTTGATACAGAAATAGCCTTAGCGAAATCACTTGATAGCCGACCAATCATTATTACAGACTCCGGAGAATTGTCAGCCTGGATACCAGCTGCCAAGCGAGGGGATATTTTTGGTAGCACCTTATACCTTAATACCTATTCTCGCACTTTAGATCATTATATCCGCTATCCAATCTCTCCAATTTTCTTTAGAGTTAAAAAAAATATATCAAATCTTTTCTCTCATCCCCATGACTGGATCTTAATTGAAGTCCAAGGTGAACCCTGGGGTAAAGACGCATTTCAAAATCTACCCCAAGCTGAGCGGGACCTCACAATGACACCAGAAAAATTTAAAGAAATTCAAGAATTCTCACGTCAAACTGGCTTTAGAACCTTTTACTGGTGGGGAGTTGAATACTGGTATTGGGAAAAGGCTCGAGGTAATAACTTTTATTGGGAAGAAGGCAAAAGAATGTTTAATCATCAGAAATAA
- a CDS encoding class I SAM-dependent methyltransferase yields the protein MQSLINKIAILKDKNNHLNYGRPIIKKWVQSFSFNNSQNLKVLDVGCGKGYDLINIHKTLSERDIQSDLYGIEIFDEYKDISKEKGITVASLNLETDEFPYFDEYFDIIVINQVLEHVKEFFWIVSEINRVLKNGGLLIIGVPNLASWHNRLLLLFGQQPTPIRILGPHVRGYTKNDLVKTMTTYGGFKLYDYGGSNFYPFPPFISKIFSKVFPLGSVSLFCAFKKIKKSTFKEFLSERLETNFKMPKS from the coding sequence ATGCAAAGTTTAATTAATAAAATAGCTATATTAAAAGATAAAAATAACCACCTTAATTATGGTCGCCCAATTATAAAAAAATGGGTACAAAGTTTTAGTTTTAATAATTCACAGAATCTGAAAGTTCTCGATGTTGGCTGTGGAAAGGGCTATGATCTAATAAATATACATAAGACTTTATCAGAAAGAGACATTCAGTCTGACCTGTATGGTATTGAGATTTTTGACGAATATAAAGACATCTCAAAGGAAAAGGGAATAACAGTCGCATCACTCAACCTTGAAACAGATGAATTTCCATATTTTGATGAATATTTTGATATTATAGTAATTAATCAAGTTCTTGAGCATGTTAAAGAATTCTTTTGGATAGTATCTGAAATTAATCGTGTTTTAAAAAATGGAGGACTCCTAATTATAGGTGTGCCTAATTTAGCGTCTTGGCACAATCGATTGTTGCTTTTATTTGGGCAACAACCTACGCCAATCAGAATATTGGGACCACATGTGAGAGGCTATACGAAAAATGATTTAGTAAAGACCATGACTACATATGGAGGTTTTAAGTTATATGATTATGGGGGATCTAATTTTTATCCGTTTCCCCCTTTTATATCTAAAATATTTAGTAAAGTTTTCCCCTTGGGTTCGGTATCATTATTTTGTGCTTTTAAAAAAATAAAAAAATCTACTTTTAAAGAATTTTTATCTGAACGTCTAGAGACTAACTTTAAAATGCCTAAGAGCTAA
- a CDS encoding nucleotide-diphospho-sugar transferase, whose protein sequence is MFKTPVLFLIFNRPEISQEVFKVIAEVKPEQLFIAADGPRLNNQEDILLCQKTREAILKLVDWPCELKTLFREKNLGCGLAVSQGISWFFSHVEAGIILEDDCLPNQDFFLFCQKMIQKYNNYPNIGMISGTNFLLDGVYRESYFFSKYFSVCGWATWKKKWELYTDDLSDWNEIRKSSWLNTIFSNKNVVRFYIMFFDKLSERFDNTWDYWIYSLLRADQLTITPTQNLISNIGFEGAFMEKNHFHFLNLPLKKLDTNFLIEPNGIMQNIKLDALQFHNSKIDRFSLKVYFRVIFRDSFILSIAYKIKNMLHI, encoded by the coding sequence ATGTTTAAAACCCCAGTCCTTTTTCTAATTTTCAATCGCCCAGAAATTAGTCAAGAAGTTTTTAAAGTTATCGCCGAAGTAAAGCCTGAGCAGTTATTTATTGCAGCTGATGGGCCTCGTTTAAATAATCAAGAAGATATTTTGTTATGCCAAAAAACTCGTGAAGCAATACTTAAACTTGTTGATTGGCCCTGTGAGCTAAAAACATTATTTAGGGAAAAAAACCTAGGCTGTGGATTAGCAGTAAGTCAAGGAATTTCTTGGTTCTTTAGCCATGTTGAAGCAGGTATTATTTTAGAAGATGATTGTCTTCCAAACCAAGATTTTTTTCTATTTTGTCAAAAAATGATTCAAAAGTATAATAATTATCCTAACATCGGGATGATTAGTGGTACTAATTTTTTGCTTGATGGAGTATACCGAGAATCTTATTTTTTTTCAAAATATTTTTCAGTATGTGGATGGGCAACCTGGAAAAAAAAGTGGGAATTATATACAGATGATTTAAGTGATTGGAATGAAATAAGAAAAAGTTCATGGCTTAATACTATTTTTAGTAATAAAAATGTTGTTCGTTTTTATATTATGTTTTTTGATAAGTTGTCCGAGAGGTTTGATAATACTTGGGACTACTGGATATACTCATTATTACGTGCAGATCAACTTACAATAACACCGACACAAAATTTAATTTCTAATATTGGTTTTGAGGGTGCTTTTATGGAAAAAAACCATTTCCACTTTCTTAATTTACCTTTAAAAAAATTAGATACTAATTTTTTAATAGAACCAAATGGTATTATGCAGAATATAAAGTTAGATGCATTACAGTTTCATAATTCTAAAATTGATCGCTTTTCTTTGAAAGTATATTTTAGAGTTATATTTAGAGACTCATTCATACTTTCAATTGCCTATAAGATTAAGAATATGTTACATATATAG
- a CDS encoding ROK family protein, with protein MSRSKHYEIGIDVGGTKIAAVLLHHKKVIESSILATPKDSLEHFLIMLKASLDPLLTIIETNQGILSGIGLGVPGVIDYENEEVVIAANLPLLNKVKLVEAVRKQLDKPDLLIKMDNDVNCFVRAEAMLGAGKKSTNVYGIAIGTGIGSGWYYKGEIYNGFHGGANEVGHMIVDFDEQITLEQAYHKLTHHNPALLAEEAYKGDLLAEKTFRELGAYLGIGLSTIVNILDPEIIILGGSVLNSGSLFLDAAKENLKKYTFSPNAQSVRLVKGKLGPLAGAIGAGLMVGK; from the coding sequence ATGTCACGAAGTAAACACTATGAAATTGGGATTGATGTTGGAGGCACAAAAATTGCCGCAGTATTATTACATCATAAAAAAGTAATTGAAAGTTCAATTCTTGCAACACCAAAAGATAGTCTTGAGCATTTTTTAATTATGCTTAAAGCAAGTCTAGATCCCCTCTTAACAATTATAGAAACTAATCAAGGAATCTTGTCAGGTATTGGACTTGGTGTTCCTGGTGTTATTGACTATGAAAATGAAGAAGTTGTTATTGCAGCCAATCTGCCATTACTTAATAAAGTAAAATTAGTTGAGGCTGTTCGTAAGCAACTAGATAAACCTGATTTATTAATTAAGATGGATAATGATGTTAATTGTTTTGTCCGAGCCGAAGCAATGCTTGGTGCTGGTAAAAAGTCTACAAATGTTTACGGGATAGCCATTGGAACTGGGATTGGTAGCGGTTGGTATTATAAAGGAGAAATCTATAATGGTTTTCATGGCGGAGCAAATGAGGTTGGACATATGATCGTTGATTTTGATGAACAAATTACTCTTGAACAGGCATATCATAAGCTCACCCACCATAATCCAGCCCTACTAGCTGAAGAAGCCTATAAGGGTGATTTGTTGGCTGAAAAAACCTTTAGAGAACTTGGAGCCTACTTGGGCATTGGCTTAAGCACGATTGTGAATATTTTAGACCCAGAAATTATTATTTTAGGTGGAAGTGTTTTAAATTCCGGAAGTTTATTTCTTGATGCCGCCAAAGAAAATCTAAAAAAATATACGTTTTCTCCAAACGCTCAATCTGTCCGCTTAGTGAAAGGTAAACTTGGTCCCTTGGCTGGGGCAATTGGTGCTGGATTGATGGTGGGGAAATAA
- a CDS encoding glycosyltransferase family 8 protein, producing the protein MESTTINIILSANNAYAQHLGVIFVSILENSSDINKFVFHILDNNISPENKEKLRFIENKYGTKIIIYKIDDALLSSFPEVRHVLKASYSRLLIADLLPTNIDKVLYLDTDMVILKDIVPLYNTDLNNFGLAAVQDIMSNEITRIHFCPNLNSYFNAGVMLINLKKWRTLNIKTKSLDFVKDHYSQLIRADQDVLNCLFKNDWQALNSCFNVDLKRQSPLSMPNQETVILHYSDKTKPWSYSFVGPSKKYYYHYLAKTPWADFKINDKNLKNFIKKYSRVFIKEIKRLLLPLVPKNFSDIYRRLIWKFYKIN; encoded by the coding sequence ATGGAATCAACTACTATCAATATTATACTATCAGCTAATAACGCCTATGCTCAACATCTTGGCGTTATTTTTGTTTCAATCTTAGAGAATTCTTCAGATATTAATAAATTTGTTTTTCATATTCTTGATAATAATATTAGTCCAGAGAATAAAGAAAAATTACGATTTATAGAAAATAAATACGGAACTAAAATCATTATTTACAAAATTGATGATGCATTATTATCGAGTTTTCCAGAAGTTCGTCATGTATTAAAAGCTTCATACTCACGCCTATTAATTGCCGATTTATTGCCAACTAATATTGATAAAGTGCTGTATTTAGATACCGATATGGTTATCTTAAAAGACATTGTACCACTATATAATACTGATTTAAATAACTTCGGTTTAGCAGCTGTCCAAGATATAATGTCAAACGAAATAACTAGGATTCATTTCTGTCCTAATCTAAATAGTTATTTTAATGCTGGTGTAATGCTAATTAATCTAAAAAAATGGAGAACATTAAATATAAAAACTAAATCTCTTGATTTCGTAAAAGATCACTACTCTCAACTTATACGAGCAGACCAAGATGTCTTAAATTGTTTATTTAAAAATGATTGGCAAGCTTTAAATTCTTGTTTTAATGTTGACTTAAAACGTCAATCCCCTTTATCTATGCCAAATCAAGAAACTGTAATTCTCCACTATTCTGATAAAACAAAACCTTGGTCTTACAGTTTTGTCGGACCCAGTAAAAAATATTATTACCATTATTTAGCAAAAACTCCTTGGGCAGATTTTAAAATCAATGACAAAAATCTAAAAAACTTTATAAAAAAATATTCCAGAGTTTTTATAAAAGAAATAAAACGTCTCCTACTCCCTCTTGTGCCAAAAAATTTTTCAGACATTTATAGACGTCTTATTTGGAAATTTTATAAAATAAATTAA
- a CDS encoding CTP synthase: MAKKSRKKISPKFIFVVGGVMSGVGKGVAVASIGRILTSQGFDVTALKIDPYINVDAGTMNPIEHGEVFVTEDGDETDQDIGNYERFLNKNIYRDNYMTTGRVYQSVIERERNLGYGGKCVEVVPHIPLEVKDRIETALKKSGSEIMIVEIGGTVGEYQNMLFLEAARMMKFTYGHDVVFVMVSYLPIPSNSSEMKTKPTQYAIRTLNTAGIQPDFIIARSARSLDRPRREKIATNCNISPEDVISAPDSPSIYDVPINFEKDKLGERILKKFNLKPRRKDLAEWKAMIRKLKTAKKSVDIGIVGKYFMSGDFHLTDSYISVLEAVKHAAAANHCQVNIHWLSAEEIEEKGTSLLKKFSGIIVPQGWGSRGSEGKIKTIQYCREKKIPYFGLCYGMQMAVIEFARHVAGLKDANSREANPKTPYAVIDIMETQKKNVAEGKFGGTIRLGGWPCKLIPGTKLVKIYAKKAGKKMIVSERHRHRYEFNPEYRELLEQKGLVIAGTSPDNSIVEAIELKNHPFFIGTQFHPEYISRPLDPHPLFVEFVKVCSQLKKRK; this comes from the coding sequence ATGGCAAAAAAATCTCGAAAAAAAATCTCTCCAAAATTTATTTTTGTGGTTGGGGGTGTTATGTCTGGTGTGGGCAAAGGTGTGGCGGTTGCGAGTATTGGTCGAATTTTAACAAGCCAGGGGTTTGATGTTACAGCTTTAAAGATTGATCCATATATTAATGTTGATGCAGGCACAATGAATCCAATTGAACACGGAGAAGTATTTGTAACTGAAGATGGTGATGAAACAGATCAGGATATTGGAAACTATGAGCGGTTTTTAAATAAAAATATCTATCGTGATAATTACATGACTACTGGTCGTGTTTATCAGTCAGTAATTGAGCGAGAGCGAAATCTTGGCTATGGTGGAAAGTGTGTAGAAGTAGTGCCTCATATTCCTTTGGAGGTTAAAGACAGAATTGAAACTGCCTTAAAAAAGTCTGGATCAGAAATAATGATTGTGGAGATTGGTGGAACCGTGGGAGAGTACCAAAATATGTTATTTTTGGAAGCAGCTCGTATGATGAAGTTTACGTATGGGCATGATGTGGTTTTTGTAATGGTTAGTTATTTGCCAATTCCATCAAACTCAAGTGAGATGAAAACCAAGCCAACACAGTATGCGATTAGAACGTTAAATACCGCTGGTATTCAACCTGATTTTATTATTGCTCGTTCCGCTAGGTCTCTTGATCGTCCACGTCGTGAAAAGATTGCCACTAATTGCAATATTAGTCCTGAGGATGTTATCTCAGCGCCTGATAGTCCTTCTATTTATGACGTCCCAATTAACTTTGAAAAAGATAAGCTTGGTGAAAGAATTTTAAAGAAGTTTAACCTTAAACCTCGTCGTAAAGATTTAGCGGAATGGAAGGCTATGATACGAAAACTAAAAACTGCCAAGAAGTCAGTTGATATTGGCATTGTTGGAAAGTATTTTATGTCCGGTGATTTTCATTTAACTGATTCGTATATTTCTGTCCTTGAAGCAGTGAAACACGCGGCGGCTGCTAATCACTGTCAGGTTAATATTCATTGGTTGTCAGCCGAGGAAATTGAGGAAAAAGGGACAAGTCTTTTAAAAAAATTTAGCGGTATTATTGTTCCCCAAGGTTGGGGAAGTCGAGGGTCAGAGGGAAAAATAAAAACAATTCAATATTGTCGAGAGAAGAAAATTCCCTATTTTGGACTTTGCTATGGCATGCAGATGGCAGTGATTGAATTTGCTCGTCACGTTGCTGGATTAAAAGATGCAAATAGTCGGGAAGCTAACCCAAAAACACCGTATGCGGTGATTGATATTATGGAAACACAAAAGAAAAATGTAGCCGAAGGAAAATTCGGAGGAACAATTCGTCTTGGTGGATGGCCTTGTAAGCTTATTCCAGGGACAAAATTAGTTAAGATTTATGCGAAAAAAGCTGGTAAAAAAATGATTGTTTCAGAGCGACATCGTCATCGTTATGAATTTAATCCAGAGTATCGAGAGTTACTTGAACAAAAGGGCTTGGTAATTGCTGGAACCTCTCCTGATAATTCAATTGTTGAAGCCATTGAGTTAAAGAATCACCCATTCTTTATCGGCACTCAATTTCATCCAGAATATATTTCCAGGCCCCTTGACCCTCATCCATTGTTTGTGGAGTTTGTGAAGGTGTGTAGCCAGTTAAAAAAGAGGAAATAA
- the rpmA gene encoding 50S ribosomal protein L27, with amino-acid sequence MAHKKAGGSTALGRDSQSKRLGVKLQDGQIAKAGSILIRQRGTKYQPGVNVRRGNDDTLYSAAAGMVRFSSKKFLKYNNRLKSSTVVSVVSEKK; translated from the coding sequence ATGGCACATAAAAAAGCCGGCGGGTCCACCGCCCTGGGCCGAGATAGTCAAAGTAAACGTCTCGGTGTTAAATTACAAGATGGACAAATTGCTAAAGCTGGTTCGATCTTAATCCGTCAACGCGGCACAAAGTATCAACCAGGAGTCAATGTTCGTCGAGGTAATGATGATACTCTCTACTCAGCAGCTGCAGGAATGGTTCGATTTTCATCTAAGAAGTTTCTTAAATATAATAATCGACTTAAATCCTCAACTGTTGTGAGCGTAGTGAGTGAGAAGAAATAA
- the thrS gene encoding threonine--tRNA ligase — MELPLSTKRHSLSHLMAHAIQELYPKAQFAIGPSIDDGWYYDIDFIDQKPSEADFEKIENYIKELIKKDLPFQRIERSITEALDWARKINQVYKIEIIEDLAKQGETMVSFYTVGDFEDLCKGPHVEHTGQIDADSFKINKLAGAYWRGDEKNKMLTRIYGLGFENKNALLAHVQMLEEAEKRDHRKLGVQLDLFTFSDLVGAGLPLWTPKGMILRQLLDDFVWELRQAAGYEKVEIPHITRKELYETSGHWDKFQDGLFTIQTREGHFFAMKPMNCPHHTQIYKRKKWSYRELPQRYANTTMVYRDEQSGELSGLSRVRSITQDDAHVFCRPDQVKEEMLKIWHIITAFYSSVGFSLRLRLSCHDPKNMSAYLGDPALWEQAERELADMVKEQGQEPEIGVGEAAFYGPKLDFMANDSLGREWQVATIQLDMNLPQRFDLTYTSDEGKDEQVVMIHAAIMGSIERYLAILIEHYAGAFPVWLSPVQVKLLSVSDSHADFCQNLAREMREQNIRVEVDTSHETVGNKIRKSVQEKIPYLLVIGDKEMNSDKLFVRERGEKEANEWDKEKFINEVVEKMRKRE; from the coding sequence ATGGAACTTCCATTATCGACTAAACGTCATTCTCTGTCACACTTGATGGCACATGCTATTCAAGAGCTGTATCCCAAGGCTCAATTTGCGATTGGACCATCAATTGATGATGGCTGGTATTATGATATTGATTTTATTGATCAAAAACCAAGTGAGGCAGATTTTGAAAAAATTGAAAATTACATCAAAGAGTTAATTAAAAAAGATTTACCTTTTCAAAGAATTGAAAGATCAATCACTGAAGCTCTTGATTGGGCCAGAAAAATAAACCAGGTGTATAAAATAGAAATTATAGAAGATTTGGCTAAACAAGGTGAAACAATGGTTAGTTTTTATACTGTCGGTGATTTTGAAGATTTATGTAAAGGTCCTCATGTTGAACATACTGGTCAAATTGATGCGGACAGTTTCAAGATAAATAAATTAGCCGGAGCCTATTGGCGAGGTGATGAAAAAAATAAGATGTTGACTCGTATCTATGGTTTGGGTTTTGAAAATAAAAATGCCCTACTTGCGCATGTTCAGATGCTCGAAGAAGCTGAAAAAAGAGATCATCGTAAACTTGGGGTCCAACTTGATTTATTTACCTTTTCGGATTTAGTTGGGGCTGGTTTGCCACTCTGGACACCAAAAGGAATGATTCTTCGTCAGTTGCTCGACGATTTTGTGTGGGAGCTTCGTCAAGCCGCCGGCTATGAAAAAGTTGAGATTCCTCATATCACACGAAAAGAATTATATGAGACAAGTGGACACTGGGATAAATTCCAAGATGGTTTGTTTACTATACAAACAAGAGAAGGACATTTTTTTGCCATGAAACCAATGAATTGCCCACACCACACGCAGATTTATAAACGAAAGAAATGGAGCTATCGAGAATTACCTCAACGCTATGCCAATACAACCATGGTCTATCGTGACGAGCAATCCGGTGAACTTTCAGGTCTGTCTCGTGTACGGAGTATTACGCAAGATGATGCCCATGTATTTTGTCGACCAGATCAGGTTAAAGAAGAAATGTTGAAAATTTGGCATATCATTACTGCTTTCTATAGTTCTGTTGGTTTTAGTTTGCGACTTCGTTTGTCGTGTCATGATCCAAAAAATATGTCAGCTTACTTAGGAGATCCTGCACTATGGGAACAAGCAGAAAGAGAATTAGCTGATATGGTGAAAGAGCAAGGACAAGAACCAGAGATTGGTGTTGGTGAAGCCGCTTTCTATGGTCCAAAGCTTGATTTTATGGCTAATGATTCTTTGGGCCGTGAGTGGCAAGTGGCGACGATTCAGCTTGATATGAATTTACCACAGCGTTTTGATTTAACGTATACTTCAGATGAAGGAAAAGATGAGCAGGTTGTAATGATCCACGCGGCGATTATGGGTTCTATAGAACGATATTTGGCTATTTTAATTGAGCACTATGCCGGGGCTTTTCCAGTGTGGTTATCGCCTGTCCAGGTAAAACTATTATCGGTTTCTGATAGTCACGCAGATTTTTGTCAGAACCTAGCTCGTGAAATGAGAGAGCAAAATATTCGTGTAGAAGTTGATACATCTCATGAAACTGTTGGTAATAAAATTCGTAAATCAGTGCAAGAGAAAATTCCATATCTACTTGTAATTGGTGACAAGGAGATGAATTCAGATAAACTATTTGTTCGAGAGCGTGGAGAAAAAGAAGCTAATGAATGGGATAAGGAAAAGTTTATTAATGAAGTTGTGGAGAAGATGAGGAAGAGAGAATAA
- a CDS encoding prepilin peptidase, giving the protein MDMGIIYLFFSPLLGLIIGSFLNCLIWRLHIHESLRGRSHCRMCKKMIAWYDNIPVLSFLHLKGKCRHCKSTISWQYPVVEAVTAVLFTLAFVRLTSLHGMVETWQWQTWLLLVRDWILLSSLVVIFVTDALWFLIFDELVLPVTIILGGINLVLGVSWQNLLLSVTIGSGFFISQFVLSRGRWIGGGDIRLGLLLGIALGWPLIVPTIFLAYILGAIVGIGLLIGRQKRWGSMLPLGTFLAVSAVIILFYGEGLIDWYLQLIHLR; this is encoded by the coding sequence ATGGATATGGGTATTATTTACTTATTTTTCTCACCATTGCTTGGTTTAATAATCGGCAGTTTTTTAAATTGTTTAATTTGGCGACTTCATATTCATGAGAGTCTTCGTGGGCGTTCTCATTGTCGGATGTGTAAAAAAATGATTGCCTGGTATGACAATATTCCAGTACTGAGTTTTTTGCATCTTAAGGGGAAGTGTCGTCACTGTAAGTCAACAATAAGTTGGCAATATCCAGTGGTTGAAGCCGTGACAGCGGTACTGTTTACCTTGGCTTTTGTGCGCCTCACTTCATTACATGGTATGGTTGAAACTTGGCAATGGCAGACATGGTTATTATTAGTTCGAGATTGGATTCTTTTGTCTTCACTAGTGGTTATTTTTGTTACTGATGCCTTGTGGTTTTTAATTTTTGATGAGTTAGTTTTACCAGTTACTATAATCCTCGGAGGTATTAATTTGGTCTTGGGCGTTTCATGGCAAAACCTCCTGCTTTCTGTTACAATAGGAAGCGGTTTTTTCATTAGCCAATTTGTCCTATCTCGGGGTCGTTGGATTGGTGGCGGTGATATTAGATTGGGATTATTGCTTGGAATTGCCCTTGGTTGGCCATTGATTGTTCCAACCATATTTCTAGCCTATATATTAGGTGCTATTGTCGGGATAGGATTGTTAATTGGACGTCAGAAACGCTGGGGGTCAATGCTACCCCTCGGTACTTTTTTAGCAGTATCAGCGGTTATAATTCTTTTCTATGGAGAAGGACTAATTGATTGGTATTTGCAGTTAATCCATCTTCGTTAA